The Sulfurovum riftiae region CTCTTGCTGAAATGCTCCGCATACTCTATGAGTTTGTTCGTCTCTCCGCTCATCGCAGAGACCACGATGACCAGATCATGCCCTGCTTCTCTGGCTTTGGCAACACGGTTCGCCACATTCTCGATGCGATCCAGCCCGCCTACACTTGTACCGCCATACTTCTGTACGATCAACATAAAAAAAATTCCTTGTAGTTATTTAGGCACTCTCTTTGCAGTGCACTTCCCTCGTTTAGATCAAACCCTCTTTGATAAAATGATCGATCACCCTGCGATACACTTTACGTTTAAAATAGGTCACCCGCCTGAACAGTTCGTCATAATTCACAAATGTATACTCTTTAAACTCCGGGATCTCGAATGCCTGCAGGTCTATCTGTGCATCCTCTTTGAGTCTGACCAAAAAATACTTTTGTGTCTGACCGTCGAACGGATAGACTTTCCCCCTTGCGGTTTTTGGAAAATCGTAGGTGATCCACTCAGGGAACTCTCCCAGTATCTCAACATTGTTACAACCGATCTCCTCGAGCAGTTCCCTGTAGAGCGCATCCTGGGGTGTCTCACCCTCATCGATGCCGCCCTGCGGGAATTGCCAGGCATTTCGTATGTCACTTCGATGTGCGATGAAAAATTCGCACTTTTCCGGATATTTAGAAGAGAGTATGACGGCTGCAACATTGGGCCTGTAGCTCTTTTTGTTTTGCATACCAATACTCATTTTCGATAAATTTTTTAAAATGAAGTCTCTTGTATCAAGACTCCGACAATTTAGAGATAAACTCTGAAATTTCTGATATGATTTTATCTAAAATGTGGTTACAACCATTTGAAAAGGGCTAAAAATTGTTAACCTATATCCATATCCCCTACTGTGATTCAAAGTGTCACTACTGCAGCTTCAACTCCTACGTGGACAAGTTCGATACACGCCGGGAGTATATGCAGGCACTCTACCGGCAGCTCTCTTTTGAACTGGAGCGTTTCAGGGTACAAAGAGGACAGATAAAAACCCTTTTTATCGGTGGGGGGACCCCTTCGACCGTCGCACCGGAACTCTATGCGCCCATTTTCGAGCTTCTCTCCCCTTATATAAGTCAAGATGCAGAGATCACCACCGAAGCCAACCCCAACTCCGCAACAGAAAGCTGGCTTTCGGGAATGCAGGAACTCGGGGTAAACCGTGTCAGTTTCGGGGTACAGAGTTTCGATGCGGACAAACTTGCCGCACTTAACAGGGCACATACACCCCAACAGGCAAGAGATGCTGTTCTGGTGGCCAAAGCATTGGGCTTCGAACACCTCTCGCTTGATCTCATCTACAACTACCGGGGAGATACCAGAGCACTGCTTGAAAAGGATATCACACAGGCGTTCAAACTCCCCATCGATCATATTTCAGCCTATGAACTCACCATCGAGGACGGTACCAGATTCTCTGACACACCCGAGGCCCGTCAGGAGAATGAAGCACTGGCATTCTTCGTTGCCGAAGAGATCAAAAAAAGAGGTTTCACACACTACGAGATCTCCAATTTCGGAAGCTATCAGAGCAGACACAACAAAGGCTACTGGAAGCTGGAGAACTACATCGGTGCCGGTGCCGGAGCGGTCGGTTTCATGGAGGACAGACGCTTCTACCCACAGACCGGCATCGAAGCATACATAGCCGACCCTCTCAAAACAGTGGAAGAACCCCTTACAGAAGAGGAACTTCTGACCGAAAAAATATTTCTGGGTCTAAGAAGTAACATAGGCATAGCCAGATCCATACTTTCAGACAGTATGCTGAAAAGAGCCGACATACTCTGTGAAGAGAAGAAGCTGACAGCTACTCCGACACACTTTTACAATGAAAACTATTTTCTGAGCGATGAACTTGCACTCTACATTTTAGAATAATTTGCTAAAATACATCCAATTAATTTAAAGGCATTCGATGTTTGGCATAGGTTTTACCGAAATACTTCTCATATCCATTATTGCGATCCTCTTTTTAGGACCGGACAAACTTCCAGAGACGATGGTACAGATAGCGAAATTCATCAAAGGGGTCAAAAAGACCGTGGGAGATGCAAAAAGCGCACTTGATGAAGAGATGCGTATCGCAGATCTCAAAGAGGAAGCCCTGAGCTACAAGAATCAGCTGGACTCTGCTACCGATGAACTCAAAAGTTTCAAGAATATCGGCCTTGACGACATGGATGACCTTCTTAACGACGCAGATGCAGACACAACACAGAAACCGGCCAAAGAAGCTTTCTCTACCGGTGAGCAACCCGTTACACAGGTCGAAGCAAAAAGCGATACAGTAACTTTCAAGAAAAAATCCAAAAAGAAGAAGAAAAAGAGTGAAGAAGAACCGGAAAAGAGAAGCAAAAACAATAATGATGAAGGTGAAGCATAATGTTTGATGACCTTCGTCCCCATCTGGTTGAACTGAGAAAAAGACTTGGGCTTTCCGTTCTTTCGGTCTTCATCGCTTTCATCATCGCTTTTACCTTCCATAACAAGATACTCGCATGGATCACACAACCTCTGAACAATGCCCTTGTCGAGGTAGGCCGCATCATCGAGTCACAGGAAAAAGCGACCTGGACCATGAAGTCCGATGAGGACAACAAAACGAAGACCCCGGCCGTACAGGCAGCCGAGAAACTGAAAAACAACCTTTATGAAGCAGCAAAAGCAGCCGACCCGAAATTGGCTCCGCTTCTCAAAAATGCCGCTGATGCGGCGAAATCACTTGATGAGATCATCAAAAAGCGTGATGTTGACTCGGCACGTCCGAACCAGCACAACTTCGAAGGAAAGATCACCACCCACCAGGTCGGCGGAGCCTTCTTCGTTGCCCTGAAAGTCTCTTTCTTTGCCGGTCTTCTGGGTGCAATGCCGTTCATTCTCTACCAGCTCTGGCTCTTTGTGGCTCCGGGACTCTACAGCAATGAGAAGAAGATGGTCATCCCGTTCGTTATCGGCGGCTCGGTAATGTTCTTTATCGGTGTCATGTTTGCCTACTATATCGTTACCCCGTTCGGTTTCCAGTTCCTCATCACCTTTGGGTCCTTCCTTTATACACCCTTCATCAACATCGAGGATTATGTCGGTTTCTTCACCAAGATCATGCTGGGCTTCGGTGTCGCCTTTGAACTGCCGGTCTTTGCCTACTTCCTTGCACTACTCGGACTGGTCACTGACCGTACACTGATAGACTTCTTCAAATATGCCGTGGTCATCATCTTCGTACTTGCAGCACTCCTGACACCGCCGGACATCTTGACACAGCTGCTCATGGCAGCACCGCTGATCATTCTCTATGGTGTCTCCATCCTGATCGTACGTATGGTCAACCCCGATACCAGCGATGACGATGAGAAGGATGAAGAGGAGAGTGAAGATGAGGAAGAGGCACAGAAAAAAGCCCTGCTTGAAGAATTAGACAAATCCTAAATGTCTTCACATACACCCTCACCCGAACTTCTGACAAAGAATTACGACTATGAACTCCCAGAGGGGTTCATCGCCACGAAACCCGTGCATCCCAGAGATGAAGCAAAACTGCTCGTCTACAATAGAAAAGATGATACGGTCACCCATACTACCTTCAAGCACCTGCTTGATTTCCTTCCAGAGAACTGTGATGTCTTTCTCAACGATACACGTGTCATCAAAGCCCGGATCTTCGGACACAAGGTCTCAGCAGAGGGCCAGGGCGGAGGCAAGGTGGAACTGCTTTTCAACAAACCACTCGATGCCCACCACTATCTGGTACTGATACGCGGAAAGGTAAAGGTAGGTACAAAACTGCTGTTTGATGAGGGGCTTGGTGCGATTGTTACGGCACTCAATGAAGACGGTTCACGCATCGTCACCTTCACCCATCATGACAAAGAGATACGTTTTGAAGATCTTGTACAGGTACTCGATGAGATAGGACATATCCCCCTGCCTCCTTATATGCAGAGAGAAGACAACAAAGAGGATGAAACGGACTACCAGACCCTCTTTGCCAAAAAGGCGGGAGCGGTCGCCGCACCTACCGCCTCTTTACACTTCACGCCTGAACTCTTCGAAGCACTGCAGAAGAGGCACAGGACGCACAAGGTCACCCTGCATGTCGGTGCAGGTACTTTCAAACCCGTGGAGGTCGAGGAGATACTGGCACATCCGATGCATTCGGAGTACTTTCATATCCCGCCTGAAGCAGTGGAGATACTGGAGAGTGACAGAAACATTCTGGCCATCGGCACCACTGTGACAAGGACGGTAGAATATTATGTCCGCACAAAGAAAACACAGGGCGAATGCGACCTCTTTCTCAACCCGTACAATCCGCCCCAAAGAGTCACCCATCTACTCACTAATTTCCACTTGCCAAAAAGTACACTTATTATGCTCGTAAGTGCTTTCATAGGAAGAGAAAAAACGCTACAATTATATAAAGAGGCTATAGATAAAAATTACCGCTTCTTCTCTTACGGAGATGCAATGTTGATATTATAGGGCTGAAACCAATGCCCTGACACCAAGGGGTTCAAATGAAAACAACTTTCCCTCTACTTTCTTTTCTATTCATTACAGCACTGTTCTTTACCGGCTGTACCCCAAAACCCTACAGTTATCCAAATTATGACATTATCAAGCCCAAAAAAGTGTGTAAACCCAACCGGGAGAATATCCAGAAACTCCTCAACCAGTACCTGGGCAAACCCTACATCTGGGCAGAGGAAGGACCGCATGCATTCGACTGCTCAGGCCTGACCTACAACATTTACGGATCGATGGGTGTACAGCTGCCAAGAACTGCCTGTGAACAGGCCAAGGTGGGCAAGACCGTCGCTTTCAAGGACCTGACCTACGGTGACCTCATCTTCTTCGGTTCCACCTGGAAAAGAAGCAAACGTATCAACCATGTGGGTATGTACCTGGGTAACGGATGGTTCGCACAGGCCAGCAGTAAACACAGAAAGGTCGTCATTACCAGTTTTGACAAAGAACCACGCTACAAAAAACGTATCAAGATCTGCAAACGTTACATGAGTAAAGATGAAAGGGCATTCTATATGAACTGTAGTGCACCGCTGCAGAAGATGGAGATCACAAGTAGCCGCTATACCACACCGTGGCAGCCCGGTATGACAATCCCAAAAAAGGCAGTACCGTAAAAGGCGTTTTTAAAGCCTTTTATCTATAATTAACTAAGGGTAAACCGTATGACAAAACCGCTCAAAGCACTTTATATACTGCTGCCTTTGCTTGCATTGCTGTTGACAGCCTGCAAACCGCCGCACCACCCCAAAAACCCGCATTACGAGATCAAAAAACCCAAAGTAAAATATCCTGCTCACAAGAAGAGT contains the following coding sequences:
- the hemW gene encoding radical SAM family heme chaperone HemW, whose product is MLTYIHIPYCDSKCHYCSFNSYVDKFDTRREYMQALYRQLSFELERFRVQRGQIKTLFIGGGTPSTVAPELYAPIFELLSPYISQDAEITTEANPNSATESWLSGMQELGVNRVSFGVQSFDADKLAALNRAHTPQQARDAVLVAKALGFEHLSLDLIYNYRGDTRALLEKDITQAFKLPIDHISAYELTIEDGTRFSDTPEARQENEALAFFVAEEIKKRGFTHYEISNFGSYQSRHNKGYWKLENYIGAGAGAVGFMEDRRFYPQTGIEAYIADPLKTVEEPLTEEELLTEKIFLGLRSNIGIARSILSDSMLKRADILCEEKKLTATPTHFYNENYFLSDELALYILE
- the queA gene encoding tRNA preQ1(34) S-adenosylmethionine ribosyltransferase-isomerase QueA, which gives rise to MSSHTPSPELLTKNYDYELPEGFIATKPVHPRDEAKLLVYNRKDDTVTHTTFKHLLDFLPENCDVFLNDTRVIKARIFGHKVSAEGQGGGKVELLFNKPLDAHHYLVLIRGKVKVGTKLLFDEGLGAIVTALNEDGSRIVTFTHHDKEIRFEDLVQVLDEIGHIPLPPYMQREDNKEDETDYQTLFAKKAGAVAAPTASLHFTPELFEALQKRHRTHKVTLHVGAGTFKPVEVEEILAHPMHSEYFHIPPEAVEILESDRNILAIGTTVTRTVEYYVRTKKTQGECDLFLNPYNPPQRVTHLLTNFHLPKSTLIMLVSAFIGREKTLQLYKEAIDKNYRFFSYGDAMLIL
- the tatB gene encoding Sec-independent protein translocase protein TatB, which produces MFGIGFTEILLISIIAILFLGPDKLPETMVQIAKFIKGVKKTVGDAKSALDEEMRIADLKEEALSYKNQLDSATDELKSFKNIGLDDMDDLLNDADADTTQKPAKEAFSTGEQPVTQVEAKSDTVTFKKKSKKKKKKSEEEPEKRSKNNNDEGEA
- a CDS encoding RNA pyrophosphohydrolase gives rise to the protein MQNKKSYRPNVAAVILSSKYPEKCEFFIAHRSDIRNAWQFPQGGIDEGETPQDALYRELLEEIGCNNVEILGEFPEWITYDFPKTARGKVYPFDGQTQKYFLVRLKEDAQIDLQAFEIPEFKEYTFVNYDELFRRVTYFKRKVYRRVIDHFIKEGLI
- the tatC gene encoding twin-arginine translocase subunit TatC; its protein translation is MFDDLRPHLVELRKRLGLSVLSVFIAFIIAFTFHNKILAWITQPLNNALVEVGRIIESQEKATWTMKSDEDNKTKTPAVQAAEKLKNNLYEAAKAADPKLAPLLKNAADAAKSLDEIIKKRDVDSARPNQHNFEGKITTHQVGGAFFVALKVSFFAGLLGAMPFILYQLWLFVAPGLYSNEKKMVIPFVIGGSVMFFIGVMFAYYIVTPFGFQFLITFGSFLYTPFINIEDYVGFFTKIMLGFGVAFELPVFAYFLALLGLVTDRTLIDFFKYAVVIIFVLAALLTPPDILTQLLMAAPLIILYGVSILIVRMVNPDTSDDDEKDEEESEDEEEAQKKALLEELDKS
- a CDS encoding C40 family peptidase, whose product is MKTTFPLLSFLFITALFFTGCTPKPYSYPNYDIIKPKKVCKPNRENIQKLLNQYLGKPYIWAEEGPHAFDCSGLTYNIYGSMGVQLPRTACEQAKVGKTVAFKDLTYGDLIFFGSTWKRSKRINHVGMYLGNGWFAQASSKHRKVVITSFDKEPRYKKRIKICKRYMSKDERAFYMNCSAPLQKMEITSSRYTTPWQPGMTIPKKAVP